A genomic stretch from Deinococcus aquiradiocola includes:
- a CDS encoding EthD family reductase — MHRMIVLYPFPEDPAAFLAHYQDTHASLVLQLQGLRDFRYGKTPPLGAGERPYDLIAHLDFDDEASMMAAMTSEHGQCVAADVPNSSPGGATILHQHLTVPGR; from the coding sequence ATGCACCGGATGATCGTGCTGTACCCGTTTCCCGAAGATCCCGCCGCGTTCCTCGCGCACTACCAGGACACGCACGCGTCCCTCGTCCTGCAGCTCCAGGGCCTGCGGGACTTCAGGTACGGCAAGACGCCGCCGCTGGGGGCGGGCGAACGCCCGTACGACCTGATCGCGCACCTCGACTTCGACGACGAGGCCAGCATGATGGCCGCCATGACCTCCGAGCACGGCCAGTGCGTCGCGGCCGACGTGCCGAACTCCTCGCCCGGCGGCGCGACCATCCTGCACCAGCACCTCACCGTCCCCGGACGCTGA
- the msrP gene encoding protein-methionine-sulfoxide reductase catalytic subunit MsrP — MNGPERDEKGGPMRSRREVLRQGGLAAIGAVGLAGGLELLTRRPATRVMEASQAIPGRVYRGPYDTTEPVSRISDITGYNNYYEFGLDKADPARNAGSLRTRPWTVRIDGLVRKPQTVDIDTLQSWFPLEDRLYRMRCVEGWSLVIPWMGFPLAALLRRIEPGSKARYVQFTSLADPKQMPGVRDPVLQWPYREGLRLDEAMNPLTMLAVGLDGKLLPNQNGAPLRLVVPWKYGFKNIKAITHITLLEEQPKTTWSTAAPDEYGFYANVNPAVDHPRWSQATERRIGDLGRRKTLPFNGYAAQVAGLYKGMDLRRNF; from the coding sequence ATGAACGGTCCAGAACGAGACGAGAAGGGCGGCCCGATGCGCTCCCGGCGTGAGGTGCTGCGGCAGGGCGGCCTGGCGGCCATCGGGGCGGTCGGCCTGGCGGGCGGCCTGGAACTCCTCACCCGGCGTCCCGCGACACGCGTGATGGAGGCCAGTCAGGCCATTCCGGGCCGCGTGTACCGTGGACCGTACGACACCACGGAACCCGTGAGCCGCATCTCGGACATCACCGGGTACAACAACTACTACGAGTTCGGGCTGGACAAGGCGGACCCGGCCCGCAACGCGGGCAGCCTGCGCACGCGGCCCTGGACGGTCCGGATCGACGGTCTGGTCCGCAAACCGCAGACGGTGGACATCGACACCCTGCAGTCGTGGTTCCCGCTGGAGGACCGCCTGTACCGCATGCGCTGCGTGGAAGGCTGGAGTCTGGTGATCCCGTGGATGGGCTTCCCGCTCGCGGCGCTGCTGCGGCGCATCGAGCCGGGCAGCAAGGCCCGCTACGTGCAGTTCACGTCGCTGGCCGACCCGAAACAGATGCCGGGCGTGCGCGACCCCGTGCTGCAGTGGCCGTACCGGGAAGGCCTGCGGCTCGACGAGGCGATGAACCCCCTGACGATGCTCGCGGTCGGGCTGGACGGCAAGCTCCTCCCGAACCAGAACGGCGCGCCGCTGCGGCTGGTGGTGCCGTGGAAGTACGGCTTCAAGAACATCAAGGCGATCACGCACATCACGCTGCTCGAAGAACAGCCGAAAACGACGTGGAGTACGGCCGCGCCCGACGAGTACGGCTTCTACGCGAACGTGAACCCGGCCGTGGATCACCCGCGCTGGAGTCAGGCGACGGAACGCCGGATCGGGGACCTGGGGCGGCGCAAGACCCTGCCGTTCAACGGGTACGCGGCGCAGGTGGCGGGCCTGTACAAGGGCATGGACCTGCGGAGGAACTTCTGA